TGTGAGGTTTGGATAACGATTCAGCTGTCCTATGTTTTCTACGTTCACAAATTATTGTGAACGCGGTCAAGAATAGAAATTCTATTCCACCACTCTCCTAGCTAACGAGAGGACTTCGGAGCCCAATTTAAGGCCCGATCGTTCGAGATTCCTGCGATTCACATCGAATCGAAGTTTTCGGTCCTCTTCGACAAGGCCCACCATCCCGCCGAGTTCCAGAAAATCCGGCCCGTCACCCACCGTAAGGATCGGCACATTTCCAACGTCGGTGAGTACGATTTTTGCGCGCGTTCCGGAAATTCCCGCAAACAGCAGCGCGTGAACCTCGCGCGCACTAGCTGCTGGAGCGGAGATGGAGCGTACGTCAAGGCGCCGCTGAAAGACTGACTTTCCTTCGGTCATTTTGCTCAATACTCCGGCGATAGCCTCGTCTCCCATAACTCCAAAAACAAAGGGCGCCGTTGGTTTGGAAAAGGTTGTTTCGGGCCAGGTCACGGACTTCACGATGGCGATAAACATGGCCGCCTTGAGTTCGGTCATCGTGGGCCCCGATTCGGAGATGGAAGTCGTAGAAACCAAGAGCGTCGACAGTAGAACTCCTGCGCCGGCCAATCGTTTATAAGAAAAACTTGTCATTTCCCGTGGTCGGATCTGAAAAAATCTTGCGCTCGAGGTCTCGTTCTCTCAAGGTAAGATACAAGCAGCTTTGTCGATTCGCACCCCATTTTCACTGTTCCTGGTTTGTCTCGTGCCGTTTTCTGCGCACGCGGAGTCGGGGGAACAGAAGAATGATCTCAGTGAGTACAGTTTAGAGGAACTTCTGCGACTTGAAGTTACGGTTGCGTCGGATCGTGCGATGAAGGCACGCGAGTCCCCCGGAATCCTCACAATTGTTACGCAGGAGGAGATCCGTAATTTGGGAGCCCGGGATCTCATCGATGTCCTTCGGATCGTGCCCGGTTTTGATTTCGGAGTCGATGTCCTGGGGGTCGTGGGTGCCGGGTTTAGAGGAAACTGGGCGCACGAGGGGAAAATCCTGCTCCTGGTCGACGGCCATCCTTTCAACGACCGGATGTACACGAATGTACCGTTCGGAAACCATTTCCCGGTGAATCTGATCAAGCGTGTGGAAATCATCCGAGGCCCGGGATCGGCGATTTACGGCGGCTTTGCGGAGTTGGCCGTCATCAACATCGTGACCGTCGTGGCCGCCGAAGAGGAGGGCATTAAAGTCGTGGGAACCTCCGCGTATCACGCCGATACCTACGCACGTCAAAATCTTGAAATCGGTCTCGGTAACCATGTGGGGGACGACGTCTACGTCGGAGGCGGTGCGTTTCTGGGATTCGCCCAGCGCGGCGACCGGGCATTCACGGACTTCGCAGGGGATTCGTACAATATGGAAGGGAATTCAGATCTGCGACCGATCCACGCGAACGTTGGGTTCCGCTACAAAACGCTTCGGGCGAACTTCCTGTTCGACGATTATCAAACCACGCATCGAGACGGAAACGACGCTGTCGTGCCGGGTGGCGACACGCCTAACGATTTCAAATCCTTTCATACGGGCGCGTCGTACACTCACGCGTTTTCCGACGAATTGACCCTGACACCCGAATTTCGCTTTTCGCACCAGGAGCCGTGGAAGAACAACGTTCTTCCTCCGTCCGATCCGATTTACTACGACGCCGCCGTCGATCACTTTGGAGTGCTTCTCAAGTCATCCTACCGTGTCGGAGACAACTTCCAATTGGTGGGAGGAGGCGAAGTGTCGTTCGATCGCGCGACGTACGCGCCGGGATCGAGTTATCTTTTTCCGAACGGCCAACAGGACATTGTGTACCGAAACTTTGCGTTTTATTACGAGAGCACGTTTTCGGCGTGGCTCAATATGACGGCCGGCATGCGTTTCGAAAAGCACAGCGAGTTCGGGTCATCGTTCGTCCCGAGAATCGGTCTGACGAAGCTCTTCGATCCGTTCC
This is a stretch of genomic DNA from Bdellovibrionota bacterium. It encodes these proteins:
- a CDS encoding YfiR family protein, translated to MTSFSYKRLAGAGVLLSTLLVSTTSISESGPTMTELKAAMFIAIVKSVTWPETTFSKPTAPFVFGVMGDEAIAGVLSKMTEGKSVFQRRLDVRSISAPAASAREVHALLFAGISGTRAKIVLTDVGNVPILTVGDGPDFLELGGMVGLVEEDRKLRFDVNRRNLERSGLKLGSEVLSLARRVVE
- a CDS encoding TonB-dependent receptor plug domain-containing protein; protein product: MPFSAHAESGEQKNDLSEYSLEELLRLEVTVASDRAMKARESPGILTIVTQEEIRNLGARDLIDVLRIVPGFDFGVDVLGVVGAGFRGNWAHEGKILLLVDGHPFNDRMYTNVPFGNHFPVNLIKRVEIIRGPGSAIYGGFAELAVINIVTVVAAEEEGIKVVGTSAYHADTYARQNLEIGLGNHVGDDVYVGGGAFLGFAQRGDRAFTDFAGDSYNMEGNSDLRPIHANVGFRYKTLRANFLFDDYQTTHRDGNDAVVPGGDTPNDFKSFHTGASYTHAFSDELTLTPEFRFSHQEPWKNNVLPPSDPIYYDAAVDHFGVLLKSSYRVGDNFQLVGGGEVSFDRATYAPGSSYLFPNGQQDIVYRNFAFYYESTFSAWLNMTAGMRFEKHSEFGSSFVPRIGLTKLFDPF